The Mycolicibacterium mageritense genome contains a region encoding:
- a CDS encoding universal stress protein: MVVGIDGSRAALDAALWAVDEAVDRDIPLRLMYAVTPRPRCRVDAREAAHDLATAEIAVRYAVTAVESTDSPVKIEVEILQDNPARALLAAAGQAAILVVGAHGLDLSRRSRIGPVAAAVATYAVCPVAVIRSYDPNPGQRRGVVAEVDETPAACNIVVARAVEEARLRKLPLTVITTWQSRFTDVHDCHAVSKGNRIAKARLDHHVAAWRRRNPDVSIQTKAVHGSTSQYLAANAESIQLLVVDKPLARGFNALMGRPGYAAVAEADCSVLICEPQNVS, encoded by the coding sequence GTGGTAGTCGGTATCGACGGCTCCAGGGCGGCGCTCGATGCCGCATTGTGGGCGGTGGACGAAGCTGTTGATCGCGACATCCCGCTGCGGCTCATGTATGCCGTCACGCCGCGTCCCCGATGCCGCGTCGATGCCCGTGAGGCTGCGCATGACCTCGCGACTGCGGAGATCGCCGTCCGGTACGCGGTAACAGCAGTCGAATCAACCGACAGCCCTGTGAAGATCGAAGTTGAGATATTGCAGGACAATCCCGCCCGGGCGCTTCTCGCAGCTGCCGGACAAGCGGCCATCCTCGTGGTGGGCGCACACGGTCTGGACTTGAGCAGACGCAGCCGCATCGGCCCTGTCGCTGCAGCCGTGGCCACGTACGCGGTTTGCCCCGTTGCCGTAATCCGGTCGTACGACCCCAATCCCGGGCAGCGACGCGGGGTGGTTGCCGAGGTCGACGAGACTCCCGCTGCGTGCAACATCGTGGTGGCGCGCGCAGTCGAAGAGGCACGACTTCGCAAGCTGCCGCTGACCGTGATCACCACGTGGCAGTCTCGATTCACCGATGTTCATGACTGTCACGCGGTGTCGAAGGGAAACCGAATCGCCAAAGCCCGACTTGACCATCATGTGGCTGCCTGGCGACGGCGCAACCCCGACGTGAGCATCCAGACCAAGGCCGTTCACGGCAGCACTTCGCAATACCTGGCAGCAAACGCCGAATCGATCCAACTGCTCGTGGTGGACAAGCCGCTGGCACGGGGGTTCAACGCCCTCATGGGGCGGCCGGGTTACGCGGCAGTGGCCGAGGCCGATTGTTCGGTGTTGATCTGCGAGCCACAAAACGTATCGTGA
- a CDS encoding DUF302 domain-containing protein, whose product MGIGLTAAIRSSFEDVVNRTRDALAIEGFGVLTEIDVKATMKAKIGEDMEDYLILGACNPALAHRAIDIDRQIGMLLPCNVVVRADPDNAGTILVEAMDPQILVEVTGENQLRSVADEVTARLQAAVGSLGG is encoded by the coding sequence ATGGGCATTGGACTGACCGCAGCAATCCGTAGCTCGTTCGAAGACGTCGTCAATCGCACGCGCGATGCCCTCGCCATTGAGGGCTTCGGTGTGCTGACCGAAATCGACGTCAAGGCGACGATGAAGGCCAAGATCGGTGAGGATATGGAGGATTACCTGATTCTCGGAGCCTGCAACCCGGCACTCGCCCACCGCGCCATCGACATCGACCGTCAGATCGGCATGTTGTTGCCGTGCAACGTCGTGGTCCGCGCGGATCCGGACAACGCAGGGACCATCCTCGTCGAGGCGATGGACCCGCAGATCCTCGTCGAGGTGACCGGTGAGAACCAATTGCGCTCGGTCGCCGATGAGGTGACGGCGAGGCTCCAGGCGGCTGTCGGTTCGCTCGGGGGCTAA
- a CDS encoding SHOCT domain-containing protein, with amino-acid sequence MYWYDHDMGWWGFVGMSIGMVLFWAVVIVGIVMLIRFLVSSRQEPPVRAQTAEEVLAVRFARGEISETDYRNSLAVLHNSQPS; translated from the coding sequence ATGTACTGGTACGACCACGATATGGGCTGGTGGGGGTTCGTCGGCATGAGTATCGGCATGGTGCTGTTCTGGGCGGTGGTGATCGTCGGAATCGTCATGCTGATCAGGTTCCTGGTGAGTAGTCGCCAGGAACCACCGGTCCGTGCCCAGACAGCGGAAGAAGTACTGGCTGTGCGCTTCGCTCGCGGCGAGATAAGCGAAACCGATTACCGCAACAGTCTTGCCGTTCTGCACAACAGCCAGCCTTCGTAG
- a CDS encoding DUF2231 domain-containing protein — protein sequence MSTVNGLPAHVLLVHVLVVLAPLTAVLVILCALWPAARRVLAWPVLALAAFCLVLTPITTEAGEWLEHRVGRSPLVHTHAELGDTMIYVSAALFVAAALLVVVHVRTTRGKALKPVLAGLVSMVALAIGAGAVTQVYRIGDSGAQSAWSDVVSTY from the coding sequence ATGTCGACAGTCAACGGATTACCCGCCCATGTCTTGTTGGTGCACGTCCTCGTGGTACTCGCCCCGCTAACCGCCGTTCTGGTCATCCTCTGCGCCCTGTGGCCGGCCGCACGGCGCGTGTTGGCGTGGCCGGTTCTTGCGCTGGCCGCGTTCTGTCTGGTGCTGACGCCGATAACGACCGAGGCCGGAGAGTGGCTCGAGCACCGTGTCGGGCGGTCGCCGCTGGTGCACACACATGCCGAGCTCGGTGACACCATGATCTATGTGTCGGCGGCACTGTTTGTCGCCGCGGCGCTCCTCGTCGTCGTGCATGTCCGCACCACACGCGGTAAGGCGCTGAAACCCGTTCTCGCAGGATTGGTCTCAATGGTCGCCTTGGCCATCGGAGCAGGCGCAGTCACGCAGGTATACCGGATCGGCGATTCGGGCGCTCAATCCGCATGGTCCGATGTGGTCTCGACGTACTGA
- a CDS encoding universal stress protein: protein MSERTTHHKIVVGTDGSSSALVAVQWAAREAAMRHVSLTVVHVASSLPVAASVLTWPAGHIPQEVLEIQDSEARAILAEAIRTAEDTMGGAVGIEIGSEQYLGSPVSALTTLSKTAQLVVVACRGRSGRHRRLLGSVGIGLLHHARGPVAIVHDEIQPAQLTELPVLVGIDCSPASEPATALAFDEASWRGVGLVALHVCSDTDVSSVPRRDGTGVHEPAGENLAETLQAWQDRYPEVPVTRVIERGHPARHLVDHAQQAQLVIVGSHGRGGFPGMLLGSVSTAVAQEAHVPALVARRQ from the coding sequence GTGTCCGAACGCACCACACATCACAAGATAGTCGTCGGGACCGACGGTTCGTCGTCGGCTCTGGTCGCGGTGCAGTGGGCCGCACGTGAGGCTGCGATGCGTCATGTTTCCCTCACCGTCGTGCACGTTGCCTCCTCCCTTCCTGTCGCGGCGTCGGTGCTGACGTGGCCGGCTGGCCATATCCCACAGGAGGTTCTGGAGATTCAGGACAGCGAGGCCCGCGCCATCCTCGCCGAGGCGATCAGGACGGCCGAGGACACTATGGGTGGCGCCGTCGGCATCGAGATCGGCAGTGAGCAGTACCTCGGCTCACCGGTATCGGCATTGACAACTCTCTCCAAGACTGCCCAGTTGGTGGTGGTGGCATGCCGGGGGAGATCAGGCCGACACCGCCGCCTGCTCGGTTCGGTCGGTATCGGTTTGCTCCATCATGCGCGCGGTCCGGTGGCTATTGTCCACGACGAGATCCAGCCGGCTCAGTTGACGGAGCTGCCGGTTCTGGTGGGGATCGACTGTTCGCCGGCGTCCGAGCCGGCGACTGCTCTGGCATTCGACGAAGCATCTTGGCGTGGCGTGGGCTTGGTGGCGTTGCACGTGTGCAGCGACACGGACGTGTCGTCGGTACCCCGCAGGGACGGGACAGGTGTGCACGAGCCTGCGGGAGAGAACCTCGCCGAGACGCTACAAGCTTGGCAGGACCGCTATCCCGAAGTACCGGTGACCCGGGTTATCGAGCGCGGCCACCCGGCCCGACACCTCGTCGACCATGCACAGCAGGCCCAGTTGGTGATCGTCGGAAGTCACGGCCGCGGCGGATTTCCCGGAATGCTGCTCGGCTCGGTCAGTACCGCAGTGGCGCAAGAAGCCCACGTCCCGGCGCTGGTGGCGCGCCGCCAGTGA
- a CDS encoding VIT1/CCC1 transporter family protein → MTSPSHPAEPHVGSVASKLNWLRAGVLGANDGIVSTAGIVVGVAAATAERSPILTAGIAGLAAGAVSMALGEYVSVSTQRDTEKALLRKERRELRDDPAAELDELAALYEAKGLKVTTARTVAEELTAHDAFAAHAEIELGITPGELTNPWQAAFSSALSFTVGALLPLVAILLPPITWRVPVTVIAVLAALIVTGAVSAALGGAPKQRAVLRNVIGGGLALVITYAIGHLVGAAIT, encoded by the coding sequence GTGACAAGTCCGTCCCACCCTGCTGAACCCCACGTGGGCTCCGTTGCGTCGAAACTGAATTGGCTACGCGCCGGGGTGCTCGGCGCCAACGACGGCATCGTGTCGACGGCGGGCATCGTCGTCGGCGTCGCAGCCGCCACTGCTGAGCGCAGTCCGATTCTCACCGCCGGAATCGCGGGCCTGGCCGCCGGCGCGGTGTCGATGGCCCTCGGCGAGTATGTGTCCGTCAGCACGCAGCGCGACACAGAGAAGGCACTGCTGCGCAAAGAGCGCCGCGAACTGCGTGACGACCCGGCCGCCGAACTGGACGAACTCGCAGCCCTCTACGAGGCCAAGGGGCTCAAGGTGACCACTGCGCGCACCGTCGCCGAAGAACTCACCGCGCACGATGCGTTCGCCGCGCACGCAGAGATCGAATTAGGGATAACACCAGGAGAATTGACCAACCCGTGGCAGGCGGCGTTCTCGTCCGCACTGTCATTTACCGTGGGCGCGCTCCTGCCCCTCGTCGCAATACTGCTGCCGCCGATCACATGGCGGGTTCCGGTCACAGTGATTGCCGTGTTGGCGGCACTGATCGTCACCGGTGCGGTCTCGGCGGCGTTGGGTGGGGCGCCCAAGCAACGCGCTGTGTTGCGGAATGTCATCGGAGGCGGGCTCGCCTTGGTCATCACGTACGCGATCGGCCATCTAGTCGGTGCCGCGATCACATGA
- a CDS encoding Acg family FMN-binding oxidoreductase, translated as MPVTKVDAEVIKSAVRLACRAPSLHNSQPWRWIGEADEIHLFLDKDRVLYSTDHSGREAVVGCGAALDHFRVAMTAAGWTANVDRMPNPNNPMHLATVDFSAMELVTEGHQLRPAAISERRTDRLPFAEPPHWEAVEAQFRRAMPSDVARLDVIADESRPELAEASALTESLRLYDSSYHSELHWWTGEFETSQGIPHSSLISPAERGRVEISRVFPEADHSNRRVEYGHDHSKVLVLSTYDTDRSSVLQCGEALSAVLLEATIAGLATCTLTHITELAASRDIVAKLIGQNTTPQLLIRVGLAPEVEDPLPATPRRPIEEVFHVQR; from the coding sequence ATGCCGGTCACAAAGGTGGACGCTGAAGTCATCAAGAGCGCCGTGCGATTGGCATGTCGAGCCCCGTCGCTGCACAACAGCCAACCCTGGCGCTGGATCGGGGAGGCGGACGAGATCCACCTGTTCCTCGACAAGGACCGTGTCCTCTATTCGACCGATCACTCCGGCCGCGAAGCGGTGGTGGGGTGCGGCGCAGCCCTCGATCACTTCCGGGTCGCGATGACCGCGGCAGGGTGGACGGCCAACGTCGACAGGATGCCCAACCCCAACAACCCAATGCACCTGGCGACGGTCGACTTCAGCGCGATGGAATTGGTGACGGAGGGACACCAACTGCGCCCTGCGGCCATCTCGGAACGACGCACCGACCGCCTGCCATTCGCGGAGCCGCCACACTGGGAGGCAGTCGAGGCTCAGTTCCGTCGGGCCATGCCATCGGATGTCGCACGGCTGGACGTGATCGCCGACGAGTCACGACCCGAGTTGGCCGAGGCGTCCGCGCTCACCGAGTCATTACGGCTGTACGATTCCTCGTACCATTCCGAACTACATTGGTGGACCGGTGAATTCGAGACGAGTCAAGGCATTCCCCACAGCTCCTTGATCTCTCCTGCCGAAAGAGGGCGTGTCGAGATCAGCCGTGTGTTCCCCGAGGCCGATCACAGCAATCGGCGTGTCGAGTATGGGCATGACCACTCGAAGGTTCTCGTGCTGTCCACGTACGACACTGATCGATCCAGTGTGCTGCAATGCGGCGAAGCTCTGTCGGCAGTACTCCTCGAAGCCACCATTGCAGGACTCGCCACGTGCACCCTCACGCACATCACCGAGCTCGCCGCGAGTCGCGATATCGTCGCCAAGCTGATCGGCCAGAACACGACGCCTCAACTGTTGATCCGGGTCGGGCTTGCCCCTGAAGTCGAGGATCCGCTGCCGGCAACCCCACGCCGGCCGATCGAAGAGGTCTTTCATGTGCAGCGCTGA
- a CDS encoding universal stress protein has protein sequence MVRSTIKPDIIVAVDGSPDSEAAIVWAAREAVLRGAAVKLLHVIAPMVVDLSISPVPENFIEWQKDNAKQILAQAEKTLLANTVEEQTPDVHSEVRFGSVVGEIVDATRQVHLAVVGSRGMGAVGRAVLGSVSSGLVHHAHCPVAVVHVNETQPADLSSPVLLGVDGSPASEKAIALAFDEASRRGVELVALHAWSDVGVFPVLGMDWRRYEDEGREVLGERLAGWSEQYPEVRVQRRIVCDQPARWLIDASADAQLVVVGSHGRGGFTGMLLGSVSGAVAQSAKAPVIVVRS, from the coding sequence ATGGTGCGCAGCACAATAAAACCCGACATCATCGTGGCAGTCGACGGTTCGCCTGACTCCGAGGCCGCAATCGTATGGGCGGCACGTGAGGCCGTCCTGCGCGGAGCTGCCGTCAAGTTGCTCCACGTCATCGCACCCATGGTGGTCGACCTGTCCATCAGCCCAGTGCCGGAGAACTTCATCGAGTGGCAGAAGGACAACGCGAAACAGATTCTTGCGCAGGCCGAGAAAACGTTGCTGGCCAACACCGTTGAAGAGCAGACGCCCGACGTACATTCCGAAGTGAGGTTCGGCAGCGTTGTCGGCGAGATCGTCGACGCAACCAGGCAGGTCCACCTTGCTGTCGTCGGCAGCCGAGGAATGGGCGCTGTCGGACGCGCCGTCCTGGGCTCGGTCAGCAGCGGACTGGTCCATCATGCGCATTGCCCGGTCGCAGTGGTCCACGTGAACGAAACGCAACCCGCCGACCTCAGTTCCCCGGTCTTGCTGGGCGTCGACGGTTCCCCGGCATCGGAAAAGGCAATCGCGCTGGCGTTCGACGAAGCGTCCCGTCGTGGAGTCGAACTCGTGGCCCTGCACGCTTGGAGCGACGTCGGAGTTTTCCCGGTCCTTGGCATGGACTGGCGACGGTATGAGGACGAGGGACGCGAAGTCCTGGGTGAACGGTTGGCGGGCTGGAGCGAGCAGTACCCCGAAGTACGGGTGCAGCGGCGGATTGTGTGTGACCAACCGGCTCGGTGGCTCATCGACGCGTCAGCGGACGCTCAACTCGTCGTGGTCGGAAGTCACGGCCGCGGCGGTTTCACTGGCATGCTCCTGGGATCGGTCAGCGGGGCGGTTGCGCAGTCGGCCAAGGCACCGGTGATCGTCGTCCGCAGTTAG
- a CDS encoding Rv1733c family protein has product METFTLSFRWGLLIRMLGRNPLVRVSDRIEALLLALVFVTALLAVPVAGAIGTAVHDSRAQTLVEQARNRHLVAATAIEDAIQAPDAARGVNAAVQARWRVGAVDHTELVTARADVKAGDPVDIWVNAAGNRVAAPAPAWQAGTAALLTAAAYWLVMVGAAFLLWAGVHLVVVRSRTTGWDRALELLADGSGRTGPQM; this is encoded by the coding sequence ATGGAGACATTCACGCTGAGCTTCAGGTGGGGGCTGCTCATTCGCATGCTTGGACGAAATCCGTTGGTACGAGTCAGTGACCGCATTGAAGCGCTGTTGTTGGCACTGGTATTCGTCACCGCACTGCTCGCAGTGCCGGTCGCCGGCGCGATCGGCACGGCCGTGCACGACAGCCGCGCACAGACACTTGTCGAGCAGGCGCGGAACCGGCATCTTGTCGCAGCCACGGCGATCGAGGATGCGATTCAGGCACCGGATGCCGCACGCGGCGTCAACGCAGCGGTGCAGGCTCGGTGGCGAGTGGGCGCAGTCGATCACACCGAGTTGGTCACGGCTCGGGCAGATGTCAAAGCCGGTGATCCGGTAGACATCTGGGTGAATGCCGCGGGCAACCGAGTCGCGGCACCGGCTCCGGCTTGGCAGGCCGGAACAGCCGCCCTGCTGACGGCCGCAGCCTACTGGCTCGTCATGGTGGGCGCCGCCTTCCTATTGTGGGCCGGCGTTCACCTGGTTGTGGTTCGCAGCCGTACGACGGGCTGGGACCGAGCGTTGGAGCTCCTGGCCGATGGCAGCGGCCGGACCGGTCCTCAAATGTGA
- a CDS encoding M56 family metallopeptidase, with translation MTMLVFMLTLAWCLAAVLTVFLRRVQMCFTPGWQVRLLAVGGLALALATLTSTLALLCAAGVFWHLPEPVLWVVVGSGVMLAGWRPSVHLFRMCQLSRGSDVFRRAAIGSHRLLIVGDDVAQAFAVPGRGGTVVATDGLRKVLTAAEFEAVIRHERAHLRHHHHFYVQMAELAACINPLLGRWCGAVRFAAERQADEDAAQAGRAVVARALTKAALLTSQASLAVPGRLGISAGADTVVRRVGALRGPGPRRQRAAPLVAAVLLLAVIGADLVGTSDWIQDRLIPEAGESVSVVYR, from the coding sequence ATGACGATGTTGGTCTTCATGCTCACCCTGGCGTGGTGCTTGGCGGCGGTCTTGACCGTCTTTCTGCGCCGTGTGCAAATGTGCTTCACACCTGGCTGGCAGGTTCGCCTCCTAGCAGTCGGCGGCTTGGCCCTTGCTTTGGCAACGCTGACTTCGACGTTGGCGCTGTTGTGCGCGGCCGGGGTGTTTTGGCATCTTCCGGAGCCTGTCTTGTGGGTTGTGGTGGGCTCAGGAGTCATGCTCGCTGGGTGGCGACCATCGGTGCACCTGTTTCGCATGTGTCAACTCAGTCGTGGTTCCGATGTGTTTCGGCGTGCAGCCATCGGGTCTCACAGGTTGTTGATCGTCGGCGATGACGTCGCACAGGCATTTGCCGTGCCCGGGCGGGGCGGAACGGTCGTGGCTACCGACGGGCTTCGGAAAGTGTTGACGGCCGCGGAGTTTGAGGCGGTGATCCGTCATGAGCGAGCTCACCTTCGGCATCACCATCACTTCTATGTTCAGATGGCCGAACTCGCGGCCTGCATCAACCCTCTGCTGGGCCGGTGGTGCGGTGCAGTGCGATTCGCCGCCGAACGCCAGGCCGACGAGGACGCAGCGCAGGCGGGGCGCGCAGTGGTCGCTCGGGCGCTCACGAAAGCCGCGTTGTTGACATCGCAAGCGTCGCTTGCCGTCCCCGGCCGACTCGGGATCAGCGCCGGCGCCGACACCGTCGTTCGGCGGGTCGGTGCGCTGCGCGGCCCGGGACCGCGGCGTCAGCGAGCGGCTCCGCTGGTGGCTGCTGTGCTGTTACTGGCTGTGATCGGTGCCGATCTCGTGGGCACGAGCGATTGGATTCAGGATCGCCTGATACCGGAGGCCGGCGAATCGGTGTCGGTCGTGTACCGCTGA
- a CDS encoding BlaI/MecI/CopY family transcriptional regulator has product MRREPGALEDAVVGVLHADEPMTVAQVRAVLGGELAHTTVMTALVRLTRKGLVKRVRNGRSYVYCLAAVADDLPALQAALRMRRELDGRSARADVLANFVAHLDPEDEAVLRELLKSAGDGQDRPR; this is encoded by the coding sequence GTGCGGCGCGAACCTGGTGCTTTGGAGGACGCCGTCGTCGGAGTACTTCATGCGGATGAGCCGATGACGGTGGCGCAGGTGCGTGCCGTGCTCGGTGGCGAGCTTGCTCACACCACCGTCATGACGGCATTGGTCCGGTTGACTCGCAAGGGATTGGTCAAGCGCGTTCGCAACGGCCGTTCCTACGTGTACTGCCTGGCCGCGGTCGCCGATGACTTACCGGCACTTCAAGCCGCGTTGCGGATGCGTCGCGAGTTGGACGGCCGCAGTGCACGCGCGGACGTGCTGGCGAACTTCGTCGCTCATCTGGATCCCGAGGACGAGGCCGTCTTGAGGGAGCTGCTCAAGTCGGCGGGCGACGGACAGGACCGGCCGCGATGA
- a CDS encoding bifunctional aminoglycoside phosphotransferase/ATP-binding protein, with the protein MSDMPHAADAVQKPWAIAGNLDAQVHETHTGIVFLLGDNAYKAKKSVLTDFLDFTTSAQREKACEREVALNRRLAPESYLGVGHFIGPHGGTAEPVVVMCRYPDSMRLASMVSRGVVVDEHLDAIAEKLATFHLAAARGAIVAAEGSADAVLARWESNLAELQRFSDVVGEYVDELRCLAERFVAGRVDLFEERVSNGRIVDGHADLLADDIFCAPEGPAILDCLEFDDRLRYVDGIDDAAFLAMDLEFAGRPDLGSLFLDRYRDYAQDPAPVSLIDFYIAYRAGVRAKVDCVRVTQGHPDAAIAARRHAEIALDHLRSGTVQLIIVGGGPGTGKTTISRALAEQLEAQVISTDDVRREMHRAGTLKGEPGTVDAGLYAPEQVSAVYDEVLRRARVQLGAGRSVILDGTWHDPHQRDRAHAVAADAAAPIVEFTCSLPQDAAAARIRSRTASTSDATPEIAAALDVPDVSWPGSHRIDTSQPLDHSVAEAQRICLAI; encoded by the coding sequence ATGAGCGATATGCCGCATGCGGCAGATGCGGTGCAAAAGCCGTGGGCGATTGCCGGAAATCTCGATGCACAGGTCCACGAAACACACACCGGCATCGTGTTCCTTCTCGGAGACAACGCGTACAAGGCGAAGAAGTCCGTGCTCACCGACTTCCTCGACTTCACCACCTCTGCGCAGCGCGAGAAGGCCTGCGAGCGCGAGGTCGCCCTGAACAGGAGGCTGGCCCCGGAAAGCTACCTTGGCGTCGGCCATTTCATCGGACCCCACGGCGGCACTGCCGAGCCGGTCGTCGTCATGTGCCGGTATCCAGATTCGATGCGGTTGGCGTCGATGGTCAGCCGGGGCGTGGTGGTGGACGAGCATCTGGACGCCATTGCCGAGAAACTGGCCACCTTTCATCTCGCCGCGGCGCGTGGTGCGATAGTCGCCGCCGAGGGCTCCGCGGACGCCGTCTTGGCGAGGTGGGAGTCCAATCTCGCTGAATTGCAGCGCTTCAGCGATGTGGTAGGCGAATATGTCGACGAATTACGCTGTCTGGCAGAGCGCTTTGTCGCGGGACGGGTTGATTTGTTCGAGGAGCGAGTCTCGAACGGTCGCATCGTCGACGGCCACGCCGACCTGCTGGCCGATGACATCTTCTGCGCACCGGAAGGCCCTGCCATCTTGGATTGTCTTGAGTTCGATGACCGTTTGCGCTACGTCGACGGTATCGACGACGCGGCGTTCCTGGCGATGGACCTCGAGTTCGCCGGTCGGCCGGATCTCGGTTCGTTGTTTCTCGACCGCTACCGGGACTATGCGCAGGATCCTGCTCCGGTGTCGTTGATCGATTTCTACATCGCCTATCGCGCCGGGGTGCGCGCCAAGGTCGACTGTGTCCGCGTCACTCAGGGCCATCCTGATGCCGCGATTGCGGCTCGACGTCATGCCGAGATCGCGCTGGACCATCTGAGGTCGGGCACTGTGCAACTGATCATCGTCGGCGGCGGCCCCGGTACCGGAAAGACGACGATATCGCGTGCACTCGCCGAACAACTCGAAGCGCAGGTCATCTCGACCGACGACGTACGCCGCGAGATGCACCGCGCGGGGACGCTGAAGGGTGAACCCGGCACCGTCGATGCAGGCCTGTACGCGCCCGAGCAGGTCAGCGCGGTGTATGACGAAGTGTTGCGGCGCGCGAGGGTGCAATTGGGCGCGGGCAGATCAGTGATCCTCGACGGTACGTGGCATGACCCGCACCAACGAGATCGTGCACATGCCGTGGCCGCTGATGCCGCTGCTCCCATCGTGGAATTCACGTGCTCTCTGCCGCAGGACGCAGCGGCAGCTCGCATTCGGTCCCGAACGGCGTCGACGTCCGACGCGACGCCCGAAATCGCTGCGGCGCTGGACGTGCCTGATGTCAGCTGGCCGGGTAGTCACCGCATCGACACCAGCCAACCTCTCGATCACTCGGTGGCCGAGGCGCAACGGATATGCCTGGCGATATAG